The nucleotide window CACAAAAGGAGGACGCCATGACCACGAGCGAAGCGATTATCGAACTGACAGAACGCTACGGAGCAAACAACTACCATCCCCTTCCGATCGTCCTTTCCAAGGGGGAGGGTGTCTGGGTGGAAGATGCCGACGGCAATCGGTACATGGACATGTTGAGCGCCTATTCGGCCCTCAACCACGGCCATCGTCACCCCCGGATCATCGCCGCCCTCAAGGAGCAGGCGGACCGGATCACCCTCACCTCCCGCGCCTTCCACAACGATCAATTGGGGAAATTTTACCAGAAGGTGGCGGAACTGACGGGAAAAGAGATGGTCCTGCCGATGAACACCGGGGCGGAGGCGGTGGAAACGGCCATCAAGGCGATCCGCCGCTGGGCCTACGACGTGAAGGGAATCCCCCGGGATCAGGCGGAGATCATCGTCTTTGAGAACAACTTCCACGGCAGGACCATCACCGCCGTCTCCCTCTCTTCCAACGAAGAGTACCGGCGGGGATTCGGCCCGCTGACCCCCGGCTTCAAAGTCGTCCCCTACGGGGACATCGACGCCCTCCGAAAGGCGATCACCCCTCACACCGCCGCGGTCCTGATGGAACCGATCCAGGGAGAAGCCGGCGTGATCGTCCCGCCGGAGGGATTCCTGAGGAACACCTATGAGCTGTGCCGGGAACATCGCATCCTGTTTGCCGCCGACGAAATCCAAACCGGATTCGGACGGACGGGCAAACTGTTCGCCTGTGACTGGGAAGGGGTCAAGCCGGACATCTACATCCTCGGCAAAGCGCTGGGAGGAGGCGTCATGCCCATCTCCGCCACCGCCGCCGACCGGGAGGTGCTGGGCGTTTTCGAACCGGGCTCCCACGGTTCCACCTTCGGCGGAAACCCCCTGGCCTGCGCCGTGGCCGTCGCCGCGCTGGAAGTGCTGGTGGAGGAACGCCTGCCGGAGCGCTCCCTGGAACTGGGCGAGTACTTCCGCTCGGAACTTCTCAAGATCCAAAACCCGATCATCAAGGAAGTG belongs to Planifilum fulgidum and includes:
- a CDS encoding ornithine--oxo-acid transaminase, with translation MTTSEAIIELTERYGANNYHPLPIVLSKGEGVWVEDADGNRYMDMLSAYSALNHGHRHPRIIAALKEQADRITLTSRAFHNDQLGKFYQKVAELTGKEMVLPMNTGAEAVETAIKAIRRWAYDVKGIPRDQAEIIVFENNFHGRTITAVSLSSNEEYRRGFGPLTPGFKVVPYGDIDALRKAITPHTAAVLMEPIQGEAGVIVPPEGFLRNTYELCREHRILFAADEIQTGFGRTGKLFACDWEGVKPDIYILGKALGGGVMPISATAADREVLGVFEPGSHGSTFGGNPLACAVAVAALEVLVEERLPERSLELGEYFRSELLKIQNPIIKEVRGKGLFIGMELYEPARPHCERLAEAGLLCKETHENTIRFAPPLTITREELDWALERIRKVMSA